DNA from Gracilinanus agilis isolate LMUSP501 chromosome 3, AgileGrace, whole genome shotgun sequence:
taaatgCCCCTTTCTGAAAATAAAAGTGGCCAAATTACTTAGTACATATTCATACAAATATTGTGTTAGGGGCTAGATCTGAACACCTGAACCTTACATTTAACAAAGCTGGTGCAGGTGCTGCTTTTCTTCCTGTAACTAATAGAGcccctttttattcccattctgaATATCTTAAAAACTGATCTTGGTTTTCACAGTAGTTTAAAATGAGCCATCTTAAGTGGACCTTTTTCCTAAAACAGGATGAAGATTTGGCTGGAAGACAAGGCAGACAAGACAGTAAGACACTTTTCCCTGTGGATAGATAAATGGCCTCACTAAGCAAAGATAGCAAACGATTCTTTATTAAGTAAGTGGAAAAatcattttacccttttataAGAAGGGGTGACTGACTTTGCAAAGGCATTAGATTACTTCCATTAGGCATTCAGTCCAGAGGGCTAACAccagattttctttctctgcatcTGTATTAAGTTTCAGTTCTTTAACAGAAATAACTTCAGAACTCAAAAGTTGTTTCAGAGCATCCATATGAGACAAAGGAAAGCGAAGTCCAGGAAcctgaaaagggggaaaaaaaagttaatttttaattagttCAACATTTCCCAAACTGTATTCCAAAGAACACTGGAAGTCTATGAGAAAATGCTACTGTGAAACATCTATACGAGTCCTCCTATTTTCATAGATTTGGGCCTACCTCCTCAGATCCAAAGGGACTGCTAATGTCCCTCAGAGAAAGTTataatgactgaataaaaaataCTGCTTGTCCTTGATGGAAGCCATGAAAATAGAGACCAAAAGTGAGATACACACATGTAAAAATTagccaaaaaataataatctgaATGATAATGGTCATTAAATGTTTCCCTAGGTAACAATCATGACTTAGTACTACTATACTAATTGTCAAAATTGCCAATGACTACCATAACCAAATATAACAAATTCTCCTTACTTCATTGTCTCTTCCCTCATTCATATCTTGCTCCTAGTCTTTACCCTATAAACTTCCTATGAGTTAACCACTGTGAAACTTCAAAAGTGTTAGTGGTCTAAAAAGCAgagaatttatatattttattgaattgtaGAAGGGGAAATGTAATAGGAAACTGAATTTTGAAATAAGAGAGGCCAAAACTCAGttatctcatctttaaaatctAAGGGCCTTTTCAACTCTGGATCCCATGATAAAATTCTTCTGCAGTAAtcttgctttatttatttgttccttaTTATTTTATAACCTATATAAAAGGCTAAAAAATTCTAATCATTTCCGTTAAATCGATAGAAGCAACTAATTTGGCTATTAAACACTCATGGGCTTAAAACATACCAATAGAACCAAAAACACTTTGGGCTCTTGAAGAATAGGTATTTGGCCTGGACCAAAGAGAGATTGTATGTTTCTATAAGTAACCCACAAGGTTCTGGGATCAAAACTGGAATTTCTGTGGctatatagatgtatagatatgGAAAGAACAGGGTCTTATATGTTGGAGGAAAAGTGAAGACTATATTTGCATAGTCCAGCAGGGGTGGTGGTAGTGTCTTTCCTTCTATACTTCTATACTTAGAAGCAAGTTAGAAGTTATAACTTAAGCTGAGAGAAAAGAAGACCTAGGGGGGGAGAAGACTTCTTAATGATGCTCTATCACTTTTTATCTCTAAGCATCAGCTTCTTTATACACAAAATGGGAGTGTTGAGTTAGAAAACCTTTTTCTAATGTGAAGTCTATGATCTTCTGCTAAATTGGGAGAAAGAACAGCCCCTTCTAGCAGCTTAATGTCATTTCTAAAGGAATGATGTAAAAAACAATAGTGTAAAGAAAGCTATATTATTATGGCTCATCAACCAATAATAAATAAAGCCTCCCTCAAAACAAAATTAACTTTGAAACACTGCCACTTTTACCATCCAAAACTCACAACAAAGTGTATTCATTGAGTTCAGTAGAAACAAACCTCTGCCATTTCATTGTCATTTCCAAACATCATGTGTGTCTCCCGCTTATTTCTCAAAGAATGATAGATGTAAACCATTTGTTCTTGAGTCTCATccttaaaaagagagaaaagtcacTAGCTACAAAATTTGCAGGGCTAACGAAGCATTAAGAGCTTAAAGTTTTGGTTGAATTTCTACGTACTCAAGGCTTCACTAATTTGGCAGATGAAAAGTCCAAGACTATAAAAAAGAATGCCCCAGTGGATTTGTGTTAGGTATATTCTCCCAAGGGTATATACATCTCAAACTCATCCATACTTCCTCTCCCTCCTATGTGATGGTGCTCCATGATCTCTCATAAATCTTCCATAACATTATGTGGGCAATTGAATACCTGGGTTTTCCATTACTTATCTGTCATTCTCTCCAGCTAGGCAGACAaggaatacacacatatacatggaAAGCtaagataaatgtaaattaacaATAGAAGAAAGGTCACCAGGTATGAGTTCAACAGATGGAAAGGACAATTTGGAAGTGGAAGATTTCATGAATGAGGAGGGTTTTGTTTACATGAACCTGAAGGtgttcagagacaaagaaaggaacGAAGGAAACCTCAACAAAGAGACAAGTATGAGCAAAGTTGATTAGTAAGCCTGTTGAAAGCAAAAGGATTTCTGTAGATGACTAGATGGGGAGATAAGGTTGAAAACACTGAAGCCAGAATGTAGAAGGTACTAAAAACAAAGTTGAATTTGGACAAAAATCTTAAGAGATAGGACAGACTTAAGTTTTCAAGAAACCTCGTATTTGTTTAAGGTGAAGTGGAATATTTAGTATTGAAAGGCAAGAAACTAAATCCTTTCTTCTGAGTCATTTCAGGAGTGGCTGCTCCAACTTTGCCTATCTGGATTGATTAATTTTTATGGTTTAAAGTTCTGATTGATCCACTTTTTGGGTACTTTACAAACATTCCCAAAGACTTCCCAAAGATTTTGGAAATGCCCTGAGAGATCTAATCTAAGAATCTTCTTGTGACATAACTGATAAAATGGTCATCTAGCCTTCTCTTCCAGAAAGGGGAACTTTAGTACCTCCTAAGGCAACCCATCCCACTCTGGGACTgatagaaagtttttccttacatggaTCCAAGTTTGCCTGTATGCAATTCCTCCTGAATTGTTCCGAGTTCTCTTCACAGAGAAAAGTGATAAACAAGAAGGGAATGTAACTTAGtgaccaagtttaaaaaaaaaaaatccaaccacGGAGCAGTGAACAGCTTGTTAAGTTATCCTAATTCCAATCTGCGAGTGGGAAAATGAACATCTGCAAAGCATTTCCATGGCATAAAAATGGGGGGATGATTTTATTAGTTTTGCCCAGCACTGTAAATCATATGACAAAATGTAATTATTGTTTCAACAACTATACCAAATTCCAAGGGCCTTCTTAAAGTAGTAAATTAAACCCCTAAGGATATTTAAAGACTATGACTATTAGAGCAGTAACTCCACTTCTCAGAGATAATTCCATTCTTTACTACGCTGCTATGTACTGTGGTATAGAGGACAGAAAGTagtacttggagtcagaaagatctttattcaaatcctgcttctgccattcactagctgtgtgatcctgagccagtcacttaacttgtcaCATATGTAAAGCACTAAGACCAGGGTCCCTATTACTGAAAGGCACTGAGACCTAGGGATTCTTTCCCAAAAGCATCCTCTACCACCAGAACCTAGACAGGGCCCAATCCCACCTGGAGAGCCTGGTGTCATGTTTCTAGTCCTTCAATTTACAGTTTGCCAATTGTTTGAACAAAATTGCTGCCACTGCTCCTACCTTTAAGAGGTTTCCTACAGCAATTGTCCCTTTTAGGTCTCTTTGCCAAcatcatttttaaatgaacataatGCAAAGCTCATATGAGCTTTGAggaaggaggggggagaagggaatTCCCCCAAGAAATATCTCCCTCACCCACGCTTGAGCATACCTCTATTGCTACAGGACCCTACAATTCCTACCAAGAAGACTGGCTCAGGGGCTCCCAACCAACAAGTCTCAAACCCTGAATCTTTTTATCTTCAAAGAGCAAAGATCAGATCTCTGTATGTGCCAGATGGCGATGGAAAGGCACGAAGAGATTCTTGCAACAAGAGTGTCAGAAActtagagaaaaaattaattgagCAGACGGGATGAAATGAAGGAAAGGGCTAAGCAGAGAAGCCGGCCAATGGCTTAGAGGAGTATTTCCACCAAGAGACAGATGGAGGGATGGCAGTGGGGATGATGAAGAGATGAATTTGAGAGACATTTAAGATTAGACAAATTTCTAACTGGCTAAAGATGGCTGGACAAGgaggggagaaaataaaaacaatttaagatttgcaaagcactttaaaggtTAGGtgctatcattttacagatgaggaaactgaggcaaacaagtgacttgcccaaggccacactgCTACCAAATGTCTGAGGTAGGgtttgaacttggttcttcctgactccaagactagtcACCAAGCTACAAATAAACAGTGACATATTTTGAGTCTAGGTGATCGATTCAAAGAGAAGACTGAAGGGGCAGATAAAATGAAGACTGTAATTATAGGGTACATTAAGTCTGAAATGACACATCTCAAAAGCCTACCAAGTCTTTGGCTTAAGCTGGCCTAGAGctcaggagggagggaagggttaGAGGCACAATGCACCATTACCAAGGCCCTGGTTTTGAAGCCGACAGCCTTGGGATTGAGCTCTGGCTTTGCGACTCATTTCTTGCTTacccttgggtaagtcatttaacctcctctGCTGCAAAATTAAAGGGCTGAATGCAATAGCTATAAGGTCCTAACCAGTTCTAAATGCACAAGTCTATGGAACCATGGGCACATATAtgggtagcttttttttttttttaaatcaaatgggtgaaaaaaaaatcctacatttAAAATATGccttgaaaacaaaatgaaattagaaaagagATAATACTAAACAGTTTGGATGCTCGATCCACTTCTAGACCCAAGTATGTCTTGGACTATGGCACTTATaccctcgtctataaaatgagagaattggattaaATTCTCTTTTAAGTTACCCTTTAGCCTCCAATGCAGTCACCATCAGAAACTGTAAGATCCCGTAAGCAGAGGATCTAAGGAGACACTGACAGACGTATGGAGAGTTCAGTTCctacacctacacacacacacacacacacacacacacacacacacacacacacctgactCTTGCTGGGATGGAGGCCATAGAGCCTTGGGGGGGGGGTAGCCAGCAGTGCAGACAATGTTGGTTCATGGATACTCACAGATGTGTCCTTGTCTGCCACCTCCACTGTCATAACAACGTAGTCTCTAAATCGCAGTCTGACTCTACTGTCTAATTTTGGGAACCTTCCACCTATAACAAAACCCAtccaaagaaaagaagtaaaatggtTCACATTTTATCTAGGTAAGAAATACAACTTGATCATAAAAGATGCAAAGGTAGGGGACAAAGGCTCAAGTGTTTTCTCCAACTTGTTTTTGTTTCAGCAGATCCCATCCATTTCCTGGAATGGCCTCGCTCTCCTATTGTAATTCTAATAAGTCAGAGACTAACCTCCAGTTTCCCTAAACTAAAGTTATCTCAGTATACAAGATGCTCTGGGAGGAAGTAATGCAGAGGTTCTTGACCCTTTTTGTCATTGATGCCATTTGCAGACTAGTGTGGTCTATGGCTCAATAGGGTTTTAAAATGcatgaaaaaaaacttttttaatttttaaaaaaattaaaaagtaaagtgCATGAAATACATCAATTACAACAAAAATAGTTGTAAAAGTatgtatagaaaaaataaaaacaggttcATGGTTTCCTGATTCAGAACTCCTGGCCTAATAAGAATGTCTTCTTGTTCATAAGTGACATATGATACCTTGTAATAGCAGGCACTCAAAGGTTCTTACGAGTTGTACGAATGACTATAATAAAGTCTTTGTGAAAGCAAAAATATGCTGCTTCAGAGGAAGAGGCCAAAAAActccaagaaacaaaaaaagtccaaaaataaaaccatcccAGAACAAAACAGAATGAAAAGCCTATCTTATAGGAAAGATTCTGGAATATTTGGTAAGTTAACATGATTCAGTGACTAAATGACTTCAGTATTTCAGCAGAGCTACGAGGTTCTCTCTTCCACAGTGCAGGATGGAATCGATGCAGACCTGCTCCTGGGTGTCCTGAATCCTTCACGAAAAGAAGAGGGATGATGTTCGTCCCAAATGTGGACAGAGTAGGGATCTTCATCTATCCATCGATTAATTGTTGGTAATATGCTGTACTCATTTGTGTCTATCACACACCCGTGTAGTAACTCAATTATAGCTGAGACACATTGGAATAACAGCATTCAAAGGCTGCCCCTGAAACTATAACaggacaaaaatgacaaaataaaccAACACTGGACCTAGGTCCACGCCAATCCTATGCTAAGGTAAAACACACAAATGGGAGCATACACATCTTCATAAAGCATCCCCACAATCGAACCAAAGAGTGAACAGTAAATTTCACCTGGGGCGAAGAGATGGGAGCCATCTCCCAAATAGAAAGGTGGCAATCTGCTCCTAACGAAGTCCTTCTTCATTTCAGACGACCTCAGGTCTCTGGTGCCCTCCAACTGGTCTGCAAGAGTCCGCAggaagccacttaatctcttggTTGCAACAGCCGTGCCATTTACCTGctagaaaaccaaaccaaaacaaaacaaacactggCCTGGGTCCAAACAAACACGGGGCATTTCTTGCTTAAATCTCAGTTCAGTAGCATCTACTTAAGAACAAAACTCCAAGTGTGTCTATCCAGTAGGTACTATAAAAACTCCCCAAAATCATGATCGTGGATCAGGTAGGGGACAATTTCCAAGAATAACGGACTCTTTACCTCCCATGGTAGAAACCCGTTTTATTAAAAGAGACTTGTGGGTAAGAGAATCATCCTTTACCTTCTTTTAGGAGATGGTGTCCCTTGAAGTTTTTGTCTATTTTGTATCAATTTGTATCAATACAAATCAATAATTGTATCaatcaaaactgtatattttGAGTCAATAATCAATTGATTCATGTGGCTCTGTCTCAAATATCATATATCAGATGTGGATATGTCCTTGTCCAAATTAGCAGATTAATTAACATGTGCAAACTCAGTTATGAATACTcttttgtgttaaaaaaaaaattcaagagagcAAGGAAGGTACCCATCAAGGTTTCCAAGTAGGTCTTATCAAAATTATAGCTCAAGATACAGCTACCGccatcagattttcttttcttttctttttttttttttttaaacccttaccttctgtcttggagtcaatactgtgtattggctccaaggcagaagagtggtaagggtaggcaatgggggtcaagtgacttgcccagggtcacacagctgggaagtgtctgaggccagatttgaacctaggacctcccgtctctaggcctgactctccactgagctacccagctgccccctccgccatcagattttaaaatgaaaaccatCATTGCCCCTAGTTCTTTGACTCCCATAACTCATAAATATCCTACGACCTATTTCCCTGGTCACAGAGAGGCCCAATTCACTTAGGAGATACTTAGTGGAAAGTATCTGAAGTACTCCAGAAAGAAACTCTCATCCACTGTTGCTGCAACCTTGAAAATTCAGTCCTGAGACTGATGCCCTGATATGGAGGCCGCTGACTGTCCTCTTCCCATCTCACCCATTCTTGGGTTTCTTTACCATAAGTAGTTGCCGTGGTATGCCAGTCCGcaattttacttcttcctttgcAGCGTCGAACACAAGTCCAGGAATCACATCCAGAAGAAAGTCTCCCCATGAACTGAagcacataaagaaaaaaagtcaggtGCACCCAAGAATACACAAATGCACAAAGGTCCTGTCCGGTTCACTTCTTTGAGATAATTCACAGACTAGAGAGGCACGGTTCCCAAAGTTGTGGTCCAGGACATGGAAAAGAAGCCAAGCTCCAGATTTACATTTGTGTGTACATACGTATGTGGACATGTTTCCTACCCAAAAGCCTATGCCAACAGAACCCAATCTCTGGCAGATCTAAATGGAAAGATTTCAAAAGTAAGGTGGTCCATTTGGAGAGGCTCATCGCCATATTGATTTCAGGATGATTAATTTGACCacaatcacttctgaagaccatTTACTACTGTAGGTCAGGAATGGCCCACCAGACAAAATTACAAATGCTTTTGGCATGGAAATAAGATGTATGTGTACACTTGTGTCTCTGTATGCATAGATGTAGGAGTGTATGCATGTGTAGAAGATATGAATGATGGGTAAAAAGTAAAAGTTCCTTTGACTATACAGTGAATTCAATATGGCTTTATAACACACTGTTCCTATAGAGGAAAAGACAATGCCAACCATGTTTTCTCTCACCCCAAAAAATGCTGATTTCAATTACAGTGCCTATCCCCACAATCTCTGATCCCTAAATAAATTCAAAGGAGGAAGCTGAGAAGCATTGGTGCATTTTCATAGGCCTACTTAAGCTGCTACTGGAGAAATGAATCATATCCTTTCATAAAACAGGAAATTCATGAGAACAAAGGAATATTAAACAAGCCTCAAAACACAACACAGATTTCATAAAGAGTGCTTCCTAGGAAATAGCAGAATCTAGCACATGGGTCCAATCACATTTTAAGATACTAAAGGCATAGAAGTTAAGGggtaaaaaaccaaaacaatgctAAAACAAAAATTTGATTTCTACATAAAGAAACTCTAAAGTGACacctgtaatgcaaggtggctaacagaaactttttgcttctgtaatttctaacggtcacaaaaagtcagttaaacatcttagaatgttcagaaagtcagttagaacttaaagctataaatagaagttccaactgatgaagcttttgccttctggctttcgctgtggctggaggcttttgctttggccttttggctttggcctaattgctttggccttggcctgtgcttattttgtttgggaaatttggatctatctcatttctctggacctctccctgatctcccatctccatccctccccttccctgattttcctttggcttctggttggaagggaggacTTGGTGATTgtacattgtgggttttagtttctttagataattggagtatcctcaaataagttatccctaggtttgataaagactttacttaaaaggaagtcaaatcttcctgactgggagagccgggctctctctgtctaaacctctccacgacccatcccccaccctcaccctctccctagcagcagttagaaaaccctgaacccctccgcccttctgactgaccctggtattaataaatccccttgttacctattcaaaccctgtggtgagtcattgtgtcaaaaattaagacaagggctcaaggagaaggaatcatttttcttttattttttgagaaaactcgggtatccatcttgacaggaagtacctccctgagatttcctccagccatcagtttgcctggcagggaggggccctctcgacccctccctcaagagactttgaaactaacaagagaaaccctccagtcaaacctaaaTGTTTCTTACTGGctctagtttcctccctgtattctctgtctcaagcctctgggaataaacctgtttgagctgccctctcctacatactctatttcccttatctcctatataccttctcttaccttcattcctcctccaatcaccttataatcactctaatattcccctttatccttcctcacactcaAATTGCATTCATTTGACCCTATTTactatatttacttatatttcttGATAACACACCACATTATGTAACTAATTCTTCTAATGTAACATGAATGCAGGGCTATGTATCTAATGTTAACAATTAAAATTCTCTATTAATCAGAAAAATGTAAGTATTATCCTAgactaaaccttttttttaactgCTCACATATTATAGATAAAGACTTATTTTATAACATGAAGACACACACTATTAAATTCTTGGCAAACCAACCTAAACCAAATTCTCAGCAATAACATTCCAGTCCTTTGTTCCCTTGCTCCTCTTGTCTGGTTTCCCTTGTTGGGATAATTCACAGACAAGGGGCGCAATCTCCTAAGGTTTGGTTTATAGCTTCAAAAGGAAGTGAAACTCAAATAAACACATTTTACATTATGTTTAATAAGTCTGCTAGGGGAAAAGGCAAAAGCTACTGGGCTATCTGTAGATTTCAATTATTCATGCTTTCTCTACCTCTAATTAACATGAAGAATTAAGAATTTAGAATTCCTACATAGTCAGAATAAAAAATAGTACCCTGATAgctgacctagagtcaggaagaattaggttcaaattctgcttcagacacttattgttattattattatgttacatataataataagtatattattcagacactgtgaccctgggcaagtcacctaaccttactcagattctatttccttctctgtaaaataggagtaataGTAGTACCTACTTATTATTGTTGCAgttgtggtaaggatcaaatgatctATGTTGAAATGTTTCTCAATCTTAAAAGTACTTCTTAAATGTTAGATATAATTATTACTCCTCCTTAGGTGggttaatttttctttaagaaatatttttcttgtgTCACTAGCAGACAACAGACTGAGCAAACATAGAAATATACAGCATTACACTTCCTCATCTTTAGGCTCTCAGCCAAGCAAAATTAACATTTGAGTTTCACTTCACTCTTAGAAAAGCCATTAAGAGGTTTAAAACTAACTTGATATAAAAGATCAGAAACTCTTAACTTTATGGACCTCTCTGGCTGCCATAGTAAGACCTATGAGACCcttcttagaatttttttaaatgcataaatagaattataaaggaatcAGTTAcactgaaatagttatcaattttttaaagttcacagaccccatgTTAAAAACTACTCATTTTAAGATGGAGTTGATTCTGAAAGCATgctttgaaaacaatttttaatacaGTTAATCATCTCATGACTGctttttttagctcttcctaCAAACATGAGAAATGAAAGCTTTGGAAAGGAAGAATCTCAGATCCATAAATGGCGTCATTAAAGGGCCCAGGGACataattctttttgtttccaAAGAATACAAACTTTGGCACTTACCCCTTACAATCATTCTTCACACATTCAGATTCAAAACACTTCTGTGAGGAAGTTTAATACACGTACCCTTATTGTCTAGCCCGCCATTATTTCAGATGGAAAAACCACACCTAAAAACTATAAAGAATTTACCCAGGCCATGAGAATTAGCAAGCAGAAGCCTACTGAAGAACTTATATGAGACACTAGATTCTCATTAGCCCTTCTTCCCCCCATTTTGGAGGTGACCACTGGCCACAGGAGAAGTGCTTCAAAGGGGGAAGTAGTAAAGAGGGGGACAGATAATAATACTCACTTGTTCTGGTAGGTGCTGATGGTCACATGAGTAGAATGGGCTAACCCAGAAGGAGTGTCAGCTTGATGGATGGTCCCACGAGGGAAGTATAAAAAATCCCCTGGCTAAAaggtgaaggagggaaggagagggaaaaataaatataaactcttctccTAGTTCTTATAAAGTCTTTGAGTTTCAACTTCTTTTGAATTTCAACAACTATGTAATGACCCACCAGGcaatttggatatatatatatatatataNNNNNNNNNNNNNNNNNNNNNNNNNNNNNNNNNNNNNNNNNNNNNNNNNNNNNNNNNNNNNNNNNNNNNNNNNNNNNNNNNNNNNNNNNNNNNNNNNNNNNNNNNNNNNNNNNNNNNNNNNNNNNNNNNNNNNNNNNNNNNNNNNNNNNNNNNNNNNNNNNNNNNNNNNNNNNNNNNNNNNNNNNNNNNNNNNNNNNNNNNNNNNNNNNNNNNNNNNNNNNNNNNNNNNNNNNNNNNNNNNNNNNNNNNNNNNNNNNNNNNNNNNNNNNNNNNNNNNNNNNNNNNNNNNNNNNNNNNNNNNNNNNNNNNNNNNNNNNNNNNNNNNNNNNNNNNNNNNNNNNNNNNNNNNNNNNNNNNNNNNNNNNNNNNNNNNNNNNNNNNNNNNNNNNNNNNNNNNNNNNNNNNNNNNNNNNNNNNNNNNNNNNNNNNNNNNNNNNNNNNNNNNNNNNNNNNNNNNNNNNNNNNNNNNNNNNNNNNNNNNNNNNNNNNNNNNNNNNNNNNNNNNNNNNNNNNNNNNNNNNNNNNNNNNNNNNNNNNNNNNNNNNNNNNNNNNNNNNNNNNNNNNNNNNNNNNNNNNNNNNNNNNNNNNNNNNN
Protein-coding regions in this window:
- the RIOX2 gene encoding ribosomal oxygenase 2, with amino-acid sequence MSKNGTSADVAEEGGPSPCKQVKVDMVDPPSPLNFDSPDALFESLISPVKTETFFKEYWEQKPLLIQRDDPSLAAYFQKLFQLTDLKNLCRRGMYYGRDMNVCRCMNGQKKVLNKGGKVHYLQLRKDFDQKRATIQFHQPQRFKDELWKIQEKLECFFGSLVGSNVYITPSGSQGLPPHYDDIEVRVILLLLIPLKMKSELLIPGDFLYFPRGTIHQADTPSGLAHSTHVTISTYQNNSWGDFLLDVIPGLVFDAAKEEVKLRTGIPRQLLMQVNGTAVATKRLSGFLRTLADQLEGTRDLRSSEMKKDFVRSRLPPFYLGDGSHLFAPGGRFPKLDSRVRLRFRDYVVMTVEVADKDTSDETQEQMVYIYHSLRNKRETHMMFGNDNEMAEVPGLRFPLSHMDALKQLLSSEVISVKELKLNTDAEKENLVLALWTECLMEVI